In Aequorivita sp. H23M31, a single window of DNA contains:
- a CDS encoding TolC family protein, translating to MKTENLNRKYRFLNLKPFAFGMVFICLLLYGTTVQGQELNSYIEEAIQNNPSIQAVELQYKISSEKISETNSLPNTQFEGAYSVGKNDMPMMQEGAFSVMQMFPWFGTISARGKYAEAMADADFVEINIAKRKTAMALSQSYYRLYEITKKQQVLDSNIQLLETYERLALTSVEVGKASAVSVLRLQMRQNELFERKLILEQDFAAELVTFNKLMNRQEVSEIVIADTLTIPENDLEIDFEKLQLHPELLKYEELSKAVSQSDAINKKESAPSFGIGMEYMLYTEAPNMVMPMVSLSIPIFNNKYKSIARQNKLRNEVLNVQKEERQNVLVSQLQKAVRSRNAARIRIQTQEKNLKQAENANEILLRNYETGTIDFNDVLDIQELQLKFQTNRIEAVALYFQQTAIIDYFVR from the coding sequence ATGAAGACTGAAAATCTTAATAGGAAATATCGCTTTCTTAATCTAAAACCGTTTGCTTTCGGAATGGTATTTATTTGTTTGTTGCTGTATGGAACAACGGTTCAGGGCCAGGAACTCAATTCGTATATTGAAGAAGCCATTCAGAACAATCCCAGTATTCAAGCAGTTGAGCTTCAGTATAAAATATCCTCCGAGAAGATTTCGGAAACCAATTCACTTCCCAACACTCAGTTTGAGGGAGCGTACTCGGTGGGAAAGAATGATATGCCAATGATGCAAGAGGGTGCATTTTCAGTTATGCAAATGTTTCCGTGGTTTGGAACCATTTCAGCTCGTGGAAAATATGCGGAAGCTATGGCAGATGCCGATTTTGTGGAAATCAATATTGCCAAAAGAAAAACGGCGATGGCCTTATCGCAATCTTATTATCGTCTTTATGAAATTACCAAAAAACAACAAGTATTGGATTCCAATATTCAACTGTTGGAAACTTATGAACGATTGGCCTTGACCTCCGTGGAGGTGGGAAAAGCCTCTGCCGTTTCGGTTTTAAGACTTCAAATGCGACAGAATGAATTGTTCGAACGGAAATTAATTTTGGAACAAGATTTTGCCGCGGAGCTGGTGACCTTTAATAAGTTGATGAATCGTCAGGAAGTTTCGGAAATAGTGATTGCAGATACCTTGACAATTCCGGAAAATGATTTGGAAATAGATTTTGAAAAGCTTCAGCTGCATCCCGAATTACTAAAATATGAGGAATTGAGCAAGGCAGTTTCCCAATCTGATGCGATAAACAAAAAAGAAAGTGCCCCTTCCTTCGGTATTGGGATGGAATATATGCTCTATACCGAAGCTCCCAATATGGTTATGCCGATGGTTTCGCTATCTATTCCTATTTTCAACAACAAATACAAATCCATAGCCCGTCAGAATAAATTAAGGAACGAGGTGCTTAATGTTCAAAAGGAAGAAAGGCAGAACGTATTGGTTTCGCAGTTGCAGAAAGCGGTCCGAAGTAGGAATGCGGCTCGCATCCGTATTCAGACACAAGAAAAGAATTTGAAACAGGCTGAAAACGCAAATGAAATTTTGCTCAGGAATTATGAAACGGGCACTATCGATTTTAACGATGTCCTGGATATTCAGGAATTGCAGTTAAAATTTCAGACAAATCGCATTGAAGCGGTTGCTTTGTATTTTCAACAAACAGCCATAATTGATTATTTTGTGAGGTAA